A genomic segment from Tuwongella immobilis encodes:
- a CDS encoding family 16 glycoside hydrolase has translation MSACRGLPLGLLLLLPATLLAADAKPTTVGWKRTVIDPVFRSEGVAVGDVNKDGKIDIITGDYWYEAPSWTPHEIRKPGNFGNGAGGYSQSFACWADDVNGDGWVDAIVVGFPGEPVRWYENPKGSPNHWTPHEIWHSACNETPLYVDLFGTGKRVLLMGWQPKGKENEGQMAWFRAGADPKQLWEMHPVSEPSKPGNVIPGTFKYAHGLGAVDVNGDGRADVVIPQGWWEQPEKDTGTPWKWHPAPLGEPASDIYTMDLDGDGKLDVVSSSAHSFGIWSFLQKPVDAQGNPAFVRRDLFPRFVSQTHAMHFVDINGDGLKDLVTGKRWWAHGPRGDLEPNAPAALYWFEASKVDGMIRFTPRMIDIHSGVGTQFSVADVNGDGKLDVITSNKRGVYLHEQTILGSPTLSWKDASAAAGFRPLFNEVDLSGWDTYIGKPADATAPIGLNKDPQGIIKIVAVDGEPAIRIAGGTDGALATQPEFENYHLRLQFKWGQEKSGPRAKNLRDSGLLYHSSGEFGAIGGVWMKSFQFQVQESDVGDFFGLSAGSADVAGELTNGKPPLRYTPGAKVVTVPSKETGGRVVKRTNAEKPLGEWNTLELIAVGDQAIHVVNGEVVMVVNRIRNTVNGKDVPVTRGRIQLQAENAEMFFRRLEIKTIAGIPAEFSSKR, from the coding sequence CGAAGCCCCTAGCTGGACGCCGCACGAAATTCGCAAACCCGGCAATTTCGGCAACGGCGCGGGCGGATATTCTCAGTCGTTCGCTTGTTGGGCCGATGATGTCAACGGCGATGGCTGGGTCGATGCGATCGTGGTTGGTTTCCCCGGTGAACCCGTTCGCTGGTACGAAAATCCCAAGGGCAGCCCCAATCATTGGACGCCGCACGAAATCTGGCACTCCGCTTGCAATGAAACTCCGTTGTATGTCGATCTGTTCGGGACCGGCAAGCGCGTGCTGCTCATGGGCTGGCAGCCCAAGGGCAAAGAGAACGAAGGCCAAATGGCCTGGTTCCGCGCCGGGGCCGATCCCAAGCAACTGTGGGAGATGCACCCCGTCAGCGAACCGAGTAAGCCGGGAAATGTCATTCCTGGAACTTTCAAATATGCTCACGGACTTGGGGCGGTGGATGTCAATGGCGACGGGCGCGCGGATGTGGTGATCCCCCAGGGATGGTGGGAGCAGCCGGAAAAGGACACCGGCACCCCGTGGAAGTGGCACCCGGCACCGCTTGGCGAACCGGCTTCGGACATCTACACGATGGATCTCGATGGCGATGGCAAGCTCGATGTCGTGTCCAGTTCCGCCCACAGTTTCGGCATCTGGTCGTTTCTGCAAAAGCCGGTGGATGCGCAGGGCAATCCCGCGTTCGTTCGCCGCGATCTGTTCCCGCGATTCGTGTCGCAAACCCATGCGATGCACTTTGTCGACATCAATGGCGATGGGCTGAAGGATCTGGTCACGGGCAAACGCTGGTGGGCACACGGTCCCCGTGGCGATCTTGAGCCGAATGCACCGGCGGCGCTGTACTGGTTCGAGGCGTCGAAAGTCGATGGCATGATTCGCTTTACACCACGGATGATCGATATTCATTCGGGCGTTGGGACGCAGTTCTCGGTGGCCGATGTCAATGGCGATGGGAAGTTGGATGTCATTACGTCGAATAAACGCGGGGTGTATCTGCACGAACAGACGATCTTGGGATCGCCGACATTGTCGTGGAAGGATGCGAGTGCGGCGGCGGGATTCCGACCATTGTTCAATGAAGTCGATCTGAGTGGGTGGGATACCTACATCGGCAAACCGGCCGATGCCACCGCTCCGATTGGTCTCAACAAAGATCCGCAAGGCATCATCAAAATTGTGGCCGTGGATGGCGAACCGGCCATTCGCATTGCGGGTGGGACGGATGGGGCATTGGCCACGCAGCCGGAATTCGAAAATTATCACCTCCGCCTGCAATTTAAGTGGGGACAAGAAAAGTCTGGCCCCCGTGCCAAGAATCTGCGCGATTCCGGGTTGTTGTACCACAGCAGCGGGGAGTTCGGCGCAATCGGCGGCGTCTGGATGAAGTCGTTCCAATTCCAAGTCCAAGAATCGGACGTGGGGGATTTCTTCGGCCTGTCCGCGGGTTCGGCGGATGTCGCCGGGGAACTGACCAACGGCAAGCCACCGCTGCGCTATACACCAGGCGCCAAGGTGGTGACGGTGCCCAGCAAGGAAACTGGCGGCCGCGTGGTGAAGCGCACCAACGCCGAGAAGCCCTTGGGCGAGTGGAACACCCTGGAACTGATCGCGGTGGGCGACCAGGCGATTCATGTGGTCAACGGCGAAGTGGTGATGGTGGTGAACCGCATCCGCAACACGGTCAATGGCAAGGATGTTCCGGTGACGAGGGGCCGCATTCAACTGCAAGCGGAAAATGCCGAGATGTTTTTCCGCCGCTTGGAGATCAAGACGATTGCCGGGATTCCCGCAGAATTCTCATCGAAACGCTAA